A single window of Terriglobales bacterium DNA harbors:
- a CDS encoding NUDIX hydrolase, whose translation MNRAYPERPLVGVGAVIVDAARVVVVRRAGEPAKGQWSIPGGLIEAGETLQAAVVRETREETGLTVQVGELLEVFDRITLDAEGKVQYHFVLLDFLCRPVSGQLRASGDASEARWLTAAELADFPISLDAAEVLRKGLRRAEHDRGDRFLEEIRNPPL comes from the coding sequence ATGAACCGCGCCTATCCGGAGCGTCCCTTGGTCGGCGTCGGCGCCGTCATCGTGGACGCCGCCCGAGTGGTCGTGGTGCGCCGCGCCGGCGAACCGGCAAAAGGTCAATGGTCCATCCCGGGCGGGCTCATCGAAGCCGGCGAGACCTTACAAGCCGCCGTGGTCCGCGAAACCAGGGAAGAGACGGGTCTCACCGTTCAGGTAGGCGAACTGCTCGAAGTCTTCGACCGCATCACGCTCGATGCCGAAGGCAAGGTGCAGTACCACTTCGTCCTGCTTGACTTCCTGTGCCGCCCGGTCTCCGGGCAACTGCGCGCCAGCGGCGATGCCAGCGAGGCCCGCTGGCTCACGGCGGCCGAGCTGGCAGACTTTCCTATCTCACTGGATGCCGCCGAAGTCCTGCGCAAGGGCCTCCGACGCGCCGAGCACGACCGCGGCGACCGCTTCCTGGAAGAAATCAGGAATCCGCCCCTCTGA